A window of bacterium contains these coding sequences:
- a CDS encoding PLP-dependent aminotransferase family protein, giving the protein MGKFLKDNLSARIKVAKRSTLRELLKLIEKPDIISFAGGMPDPALFPVDLIKEACDHVLTNHSRFILQYGTSEGYLPLIQEIAKRIELKEKTKVNEDEMIITVGSQQGLDLIAKIFLNYGDIVIVEEPTYLGGLQAFRSYGGRFIGIPCDESGMQVELIEDKLKELGKHEIKRIKFVYVVPDFQNPGGRTLSLERRKKLIALAEKYDFLIVEDSPYKELRYRGEHKPSLFALAPRGRVVMLCTFSKLFCPGFRVAYAIGEKDVIYQMVTGKQSTDLCTPAFNQAVLSYVLKKNALEPHIEKLITAYREKQKCMLNSLDKYIPPLGMPSIEWTKPDGGLFLWMMMPEYIDTERMFPRGLENNIAYVMGADFFHDSSIKNCMRLNFSLPTLEKIEEGVKRLAEVINAEK; this is encoded by the coding sequence ATGGGAAAATTTCTGAAGGACAATCTTTCAGCGAGAATTAAAGTTGCCAAACGTTCTACATTACGAGAATTGCTGAAACTTATTGAAAAACCCGATATTATATCCTTTGCAGGAGGAATGCCGGATCCAGCTTTATTTCCTGTGGACCTTATTAAAGAAGCTTGTGACCATGTGCTAACAAATCATAGTAGATTTATATTACAATATGGAACATCCGAAGGATATTTGCCACTAATACAGGAAATTGCAAAAAGGATAGAACTTAAGGAAAAAACCAAAGTTAACGAAGACGAAATGATTATAACTGTTGGCTCACAACAAGGATTAGACCTTATAGCTAAAATATTCCTGAATTATGGAGATATTGTTATCGTTGAAGAACCTACATATTTGGGTGGACTACAGGCTTTCAGGTCTTATGGAGGACGCTTTATAGGAATTCCTTGTGATGAATCAGGAATGCAGGTAGAATTAATAGAGGATAAACTAAAAGAACTCGGCAAACATGAGATTAAAAGAATAAAATTTGTTTATGTAGTACCTGACTTTCAAAATCCTGGCGGAAGAACTTTGTCTCTTGAAAGACGGAAAAAATTGATTGCTCTTGCAGAAAAATATGATTTTTTAATAGTTGAAGATAGTCCTTATAAAGAATTGCGATACCGCGGTGAACACAAACCATCTTTATTCGCTCTTGCTCCAAGAGGTAGAGTCGTTATGCTTTGCACGTTCAGTAAATTGTTCTGTCCGGGATTCAGAGTTGCTTATGCTATTGGAGAAAAAGATGTTATATACCAGATGGTTACGGGAAAACAATCTACCGACTTGTGCACACCGGCATTCAATCAGGCAGTTCTTTCTTATGTCCTCAAGAAAAATGCTTTAGAACCACATATTGAAAAACTCATTACTGCTTATCGTGAAAAACAGAAGTGTATGCTTAATAGTCTTGATAAATATATTCCTCCACTGGGGATGCCTTCAATAGAGTGGACAAAACCGGATGGCGGATTATTTCTGTGGATGATGATGCCGGAATATATAGATACGGAAAGAATGTTCCCGAGAGGGTTAGAAAATAACATAGCATACGTAATGGGAGCAGATTTTTTCCATGACAGTTCGATAAAAAATTGTATGCGATTAAATTTTTCCCTACCTACACTTGAGAAAATAGAAGAAGGCGTAAAAAGACTTGCTGAAGTTATAAATGCGGAAAAATAA